The DNA window AGTAAAATCGTTGAAGCAGTTCGACTCGGTAACACTAAGACACTGATAGTTGCTGATTCTGGCTATATCTGGACTTAAAGTCTCTCTATACTGTAAACCTCTCATAGCACATAGATGCTTCATGTTATCAGGATCTTTTGTCAGGCCAGGAAAATTTACTATTAGACTGAAACGGATGCCCGATCCCAAAAATGTTGGTCTGCTGGACAAATGGCCAAGTTTATAATCAAATACGAAATCAATTTTCTCATGAAGGTATGCCATGATCGTAAACATTTTGCTAAACGGGAGCCCCACCTCTCCAGGTGATTCTACAGGTGTAGACGTCATTACCCGTATATGGTCGTGTACGTTTATCCAGATAGCTAGAGTTTTGTCATCACTGATGTAAACTCCACGACCATAAGGCCAGTGTTTTCCATGCAAACGGGTATAGTCATCGATTTCTTCTCTGTCACAAAGTGCGATAAGTAACCCAGCAGATGCCAAGGTTGCTGATATTTCCGATGGTTTTTCCAACACTTCATTCAATGTGTAGTATGTTCCTCCCTTTTGGTCAGACTCGGGATTAGATTGTGCGGTAATTTTAGCAAAATCTTCTTTCATCAGGATTGTGGTTATGATTCGTTCTATAGTTTCCAGCTTACCGATTTTCAAATTGATGGGTAACTCGAATCCTTGTAGGTTTCTTGTACATTCTATTGTGCCCGATAGCACGAACTCATCATTAGGGTCTATGTTTAATTCGACTAGTGGCTCAGATGACGAAGAGGAGGACTTCGTTTGTGGTCTTTGATGCGTCACAAAATCAGAAGGTGGATGCAGTGGCAAATCAGAGTGCACATTGATATTGTGTAAGTCTTTAACTAAGGGGGTCAAAAATTCATGAAATACTTCGTAGACATAATAGTCAGGGGCCGTCACTCCTCCCGGAAAATCTTCTTCTACTGTTTGAACGACGTTCCGATTGTCTGGTAGTTTTTTGACTGCCGGCCAAATGACGTCGAATAAATCGTGATCTAGTTTTGTTACTCTATACCTGAGTGCGTCAAATACGGGTCTTTTGAGAAATCTGCCCAATACCAGTGGTGGTGTAGCTCTGTTAGAGGAAGCCGAGAGTGGAGTGCGCGCGGGTCGAGCAGAAGCCAGCAAACGATAGCACCGCTCGAGCGTTTCCAATGCTTCGGGTATATCCAGAACTCTTCTTGAAGAAACCTGGTCCTCTGGCACTGATTTTCAAACAGATTTTGtgcaaatatttattaaaagtaaGCAAACgcataaattaaaaattctaAGATATTAAATCTTCTTCCTTACCTTTGTCCGATAACATTTCTTTGGCTGTTTCCTCGTCTATGCCAAAGTCCGCAATTAGCTGATTAAACGGCAATAAACTTGGAGTTTTGTAATAATCTTCCGCCGATCGACCATTCTGTGAAAAAATATGAGTTACCTAGTTATCTCTTTCATCACAACTTAACGAATGTATTGTTTGTTGAATGTAAAATAACCTTACATCATCTAAATCCTTTGCATTGGCTCCTAGCTGTTGCAGTAAATTATAATAGTGACCATTGTCTGGCAACACAGCTGCATAATGTAATGCTGTTCTGCCTTCAAAATCCACCGCTGAGAGCGTTTCAGGGAATCTGTAATAGGTATGATCTACATGAAATCTTGTGCTATTGTTAACGATTGAAaaattagtatataatttatattagataatatttttagcattattatttgttgATAGATTTTATACTTACCTTCCACCtaaatatttcataatattagtttttccaaaaactgttGCTATATGCAAAGGTGTGGCACCATTGGGTGAGATAGAATCTCTTGCTATGGCAAATTTCCGCCGGTCTAACGCTGCTTGAAGCTCTCTAATATTACCTTCCCTGGCTGCCAGGTgaaccttatttattttttgctaaAAACAGGAAATAGATGGTAAGAGCTCTGAAGTAGtatcaaaatatatttgaacATCTGGTTGGATTAAACTTTTTTACCATGTAAGTTGAAACATTGTCTAAAAACGCTTGCAGTTCAGAATTCCCTGAACGTCTACCAACTAATCTTGATCCTTCTCCATTCAGAACCAATGCCGCCAACATTTCCATGTTTGCATTATTTATAAGCTCCGTCACTTCCGGGTCAATTCCACTGTCCTGTTGAATATTACACGATTACAATCAGTTCCAGCAAAGTGAGTTCGTAAATAATAAAGTGAAAGGCATTCGCGTACTAAGAAGTACTATCAAACATAGAGTTTCTAACTAAAAAGCTGGCAAATCAATTTATGACAGTGGTGTTACGTGTGCCTGTGGAAATACACAGTGCTACAATGATGCTTATATTCTAAACAACACCACAATCAACTAATTAATTTACGGACTCGTTACCTTTATCTGTTTCGATTGTCTTACGGGGTGCTACGGTATGAGTTATACTTACAACTGCGAGCCCGTCCCCGTGCACTGATCCGTCTCTTTGTATACTTGCATCTTGGGAGTCCAACTCGGCTTCTCCGTTCACTATTCCTTCAATAAGACTGTCCTGCGTACTTCTTCCGTCAGTCAGGTTTCCTTAATcagcaaaataattaaaaatattgagcTTGTCAGGGACCCTTTTACAAATGATTAAATAGGTGTTGTGGTGATTATGTTTTTATTGGTTCGTGTATGGTACCAGAAGAGATGGCACTTTTACCTCTCTTGGCACTATTTGTGTCGGAGAGTTCCGCAGTACTTCTGAGATTCGTGTCGCTGTATTCAGAAGCAGCGTCTCCTTGTACTTGTACATCATCGTCATCCTCGTTGTGGTCATATTTGTTATTACCTTCTTTTGGACTTTCAATAACTTCGTCTTCTGACTCATTACTAGTATCCTTTATGATTTCATGAATGtcattgtttttgtgtgtgagctcatcattttcatcaactTGTGACTCACCATTATGTTCGTCGTGGTTTTCTACTGCAGACTCCTCCTCTTTCGTATCTGCCTGTTCTTCTTCATTCGCATGTTTTGTTGCATCATCTTCGTTCTGCTCTAAATGTTCATGGTCATGTGGTTCATGCTCTTCAGAGGCGTCGTGCGTTATCTCTTCAATTTCAGCTTTATCTTTACCTTCTTCGTGGCTTTCAACTACGTCAGGTAAATGATCTTTAGTCTCTGTTATCTCATCATTTTTCTCTATGTTTTGTATTTCGGCCTCATTCTTTTCATCTTTTTGTTCATCATCCTGATGTTTTTCATCGTCTTTTTCTTCTTTGTGGCTATTGTCAATTTCATTATTTTCGTGCTTTTGCTCTTCATTACTATGATGTTCCCCATTTTCAGTTTTGTGCTCTTCGTGATTATCGTCACCTTCAATAGCCTTTTCTTCAACAGGGTCTTCAGGTGGTTCTTCCTcttgtttttctttttcttcaTCTTCAGTTTGGTTCTCAGTTACATCATCTGTTTCTTCAGCTATTTGTGAATcctaaaatgcaaaaataaaatttcatgcAGATGCTTATCGACAAGCTATGCAAATAAACCATGACAACAACAGTGTAAGCTTGACATGCAGTTCTCACCTCTAATTTATTATCACTCGTATCGCCATTTTTATGATTAGGCTTGGGGTTATCATCTAGATCAGGTAAGTCTTTTATGAATTCATGCGTGCTACTATTTTTCATAGCCCCTGCTTTATTCTCTATTGTTTCAGAGATGgttgttgtattatttttcgaagAAATGTTTTCACTGGATGCTTTCATTTTCCTCCTCGATTTTTTGTTAAGTTCAGCTATGACTTCTGTGTCCAGTAACTTCCAATCCCAAGAAGATGGATAGG is part of the Leguminivora glycinivorella isolate SPB_JAAS2020 chromosome 10, LegGlyc_1.1, whole genome shotgun sequence genome and encodes:
- the LOC125230314 gene encoding arginine kinase Lit v 2.0101; its protein translation is MLPEDQVSSRRVLDIPEALETLERCYRLLASARPARTPLSASSNRATPPLVLGRFLKRPVFDALRYRVTKLDHDLFDVIWPAVKKLPDNRNVVQTVEEDFPGGVTAPDYYVYEVFHEFLTPLVKDLHNINVHSDLPLHPPSDFVTHQRPQTKSSSSSSEPLVELNIDPNDEFVLSGTIECTRNLQGFELPINLKIGKLETIERIITTILMKEDFAKITAQSNPESDQKGGTYYTLNEVLEKPSEISATLASAGLLIALCDREEIDDYTRLHGKHWPYGRGVYISDDKTLAIWINVHDHIRVMTSTPVESPGEVGLPFSKMFTIMAYLHEKIDFVFDYKLGHLSSRPTFLGSGIRFSLIVNFPGLTKDPDNMKHLCAMRGLQYRETLSPDIARISNYQCLSVTESNCFNDFTTAASNLLHLEKDLSMQNSAHIATMLSNIFRRKRSSLTGADTSDYEKP
- the LOC125230533 gene encoding protein starmaker, which encodes MPPDKPGLVIKRHNIRIWCHDCDMARLQRVVWEGHGARLLSEVSNQPVVKKFLEAVPYLMNTIRDIHEAVIQNDLEGLMKHSGDPVTPQALSSRDANNMTALHKAAGLGHVSILKYIADRYPQGINDVDNDGRTPLHYAAIVRDEQHTFSTLVGLGADESVLDNKNKTPGYYINRPQEIDKNILKTLPDAPRTPSSSYPSSWDWKLLDTEVIAELNKKSRRKMKASSENISSKNNTTTISETIENKAGAMKNSSTHEFIKDLPDLDDNPKPNHKNGDTSDNKLEDSQIAEETDDVTENQTEDEEKEKQEEEPPEDPVEEKAIEGDDNHEEHKTENGEHHSNEEQKHENNEIDNSHKEEKDDEKHQDDEQKDEKNEAEIQNIEKNDEITETKDHLPDVVESHEEGKDKAEIEEITHDASEEHEPHDHEHLEQNEDDATKHANEEEQADTKEEESAVENHDEHNGESQVDENDELTHKNNDIHEIIKDTSNESEDEVIESPKEGNNKYDHNEDDDDVQVQGDAASEYSDTNLRSTAELSDTNSAKRGKSAISSGTIHEPIKT